A single genomic interval of Psychroserpens sp. NJDZ02 harbors:
- the gltX gene encoding glutamate--tRNA ligase, protein MSKQVRVRFAPSPTGPLHIGGVRTALFNYLFAKKHNGTFVLRIEDTDQNRYVEGAEQYIVDALNWCNIPFDEGPGKNEKFGPYRQSERKDLYKQYAEQLIASGNAYYAFDTSEELDYHRTDHESKGKTFIYNWHNRLKLSNSLSLSAEEVSAKLAAGDDFVIRFKSPQDETLRLKDIIRGDIKIDTNVLDDKVLFKSDGMPTYHLANIVDDHLMEITHVIRGEEWLPSLALHYQLYKAFGWDQPEFAHLPLILKPTGKGKLSKRDGDKLGFPVFPLEWNPEFGDSAKGYKEEGYFADAVINFLAFLGWNPGTEQEMFTLEQLVAAFDLDRVNKAGARFDPDKIKWFNHHYMQEQSNEDLAEAFQKSRTELAPIDVNYIALVVGLVKERATFVNDFWDLSSYFFVAPQTYDEKASKKAFKEDTKSIMTDVLAVVSNITDFEVETLQKEVKGWITTKEIGFGKVMMPLRLALVGALQGPDVFDIMFMIGKNESTKRLEKLIETL, encoded by the coding sequence ATGTCAAAACAAGTCAGAGTGCGTTTTGCACCAAGTCCAACTGGACCTTTACATATTGGAGGCGTACGTACAGCGCTTTTTAACTATTTATTTGCCAAAAAACATAACGGAACGTTTGTATTACGTATTGAAGATACAGATCAAAACCGTTACGTTGAAGGTGCAGAACAATATATAGTAGATGCCCTAAATTGGTGTAATATACCTTTTGATGAAGGCCCAGGTAAAAATGAAAAATTTGGACCATACAGACAAAGTGAACGTAAAGACTTATACAAACAATATGCTGAACAACTAATAGCTAGTGGCAATGCTTACTACGCTTTTGACACGTCCGAAGAGTTAGATTATCACAGAACAGATCATGAATCTAAAGGTAAAACGTTTATTTACAATTGGCATAACCGTTTAAAATTAAGTAATTCTCTATCACTAAGTGCAGAAGAAGTTAGTGCTAAATTAGCGGCAGGAGATGATTTTGTGATTAGATTTAAAAGTCCACAAGACGAAACTTTACGCTTAAAAGATATTATACGCGGTGATATAAAAATTGATACTAACGTCTTAGATGACAAAGTGTTATTTAAGTCCGATGGTATGCCAACATATCACTTAGCCAATATTGTAGATGACCATTTAATGGAAATTACACATGTTATCCGTGGTGAAGAATGGTTACCTAGTTTGGCTTTACACTATCAATTATACAAAGCTTTTGGTTGGGATCAACCAGAATTTGCACACCTACCATTAATTTTAAAACCAACAGGTAAAGGAAAATTAAGCAAACGTGATGGTGATAAATTAGGTTTTCCAGTGTTTCCTTTAGAATGGAATCCTGAGTTTGGAGATTCCGCAAAAGGGTATAAAGAAGAAGGTTACTTTGCAGATGCAGTCATCAACTTTTTAGCCTTTCTAGGATGGAATCCAGGAACAGAGCAAGAGATGTTTACTTTAGAACAATTAGTTGCTGCTTTTGATTTAGACCGCGTGAATAAAGCTGGAGCACGTTTTGATCCAGATAAAATTAAGTGGTTTAATCACCATTATATGCAAGAACAGTCTAATGAAGACTTAGCAGAAGCCTTTCAAAAAAGTCGTACTGAATTGGCGCCAATTGATGTTAATTACATTGCATTAGTTGTTGGTTTAGTTAAGGAACGTGCCACTTTTGTAAATGACTTTTGGGATTTAAGTAGCTACTTTTTTGTGGCTCCTCAAACTTATGACGAAAAAGCCTCTAAAAAAGCCTTTAAAGAAGATACTAAGTCTATAATGACTGATGTATTAGCAGTAGTTTCTAACATTACAGATTTTGAAGTAGAAACACTTCAAAAAGAAGTTAAAGGTTGGATTACCACTAAAGAGATTGGTTTTGGAAAGGTTATGATGCCTTTACGATTAGCCTTAGTTGGTGCCTTACAAGGACCAGATGTTTTTGATATCATGTTTATGATTGGAAAAAACGAAAGTACTAAACGTCTCGAAAAACTTATTGAAACGTTATAA
- a CDS encoding SPFH domain-containing protein, with product MNNPVLIVVVVLGLIILISSIFTVKQQTAAIVERFGRFQSIRQSGLQFKVPIVDKISGRLSLKIQQLDVIVETKTKDDVFVRLKVSVQYKVIKAKVEDAYYKLDYPHDQITSYVFDVVRAEVPKMILDDVFLRKDDVAIAVKSELNEAMQDYGYDIIKTLVTDIDPDAQVKEAMNRINAADREKTAAQYEGDAQRILIVEKAKAEAESKRLQGQGIADQRREIARGLEESVEVLNKVGINSQEASALIVVTQHYDTLQAIGQHTNSNLILMPNSPQAGSQMLNDMVASFSASNEIGEAMKQAKLNKRNE from the coding sequence ATGAATAACCCAGTATTAATTGTAGTAGTCGTCTTAGGACTGATTATTTTAATTTCGTCAATATTTACCGTCAAACAACAAACTGCAGCTATTGTAGAGCGTTTTGGTAGATTTCAAAGTATTAGACAATCCGGATTACAATTTAAAGTCCCAATAGTCGATAAAATTTCTGGACGTTTGAGTTTAAAAATTCAACAATTAGATGTTATTGTTGAAACTAAAACTAAAGATGATGTATTTGTCCGTCTTAAAGTATCTGTACAATACAAAGTAATAAAAGCTAAAGTAGAAGATGCTTACTACAAATTAGATTATCCACACGACCAAATTACATCTTATGTATTTGATGTTGTCCGTGCAGAAGTGCCAAAAATGATTCTTGATGATGTGTTTTTACGTAAAGACGATGTTGCAATTGCAGTAAAATCTGAACTTAACGAAGCAATGCAAGATTACGGTTATGATATCATCAAAACCTTAGTAACAGACATCGATCCTGATGCACAAGTAAAAGAAGCAATGAACCGTATTAATGCTGCAGATAGAGAAAAAACTGCCGCACAGTATGAAGGAGATGCACAACGTATTTTAATCGTTGAAAAAGCAAAAGCTGAGGCAGAAAGTAAACGTTTGCAAGGTCAAGGTATTGCTGATCAAAGACGCGAAATTGCTAGAGGTCTTGAAGAGTCTGTAGAAGTCTTAAATAAGGTTGGTATAAACAGTCAAGAAGCGTCTGCTTTAATAGTTGTTACGCAACACTATGATACGTTACAAGCTATTGGACAACATACTAATAGTAATTTAATTTTAATGCCTAACTCTCCACAAGCAGGAAGCCAGATGTTAAATGATATGGTTGCTAGTTTTTCAGCAAGTAATGAAATTGGTGAAGCAATGAAACAAGCAAAATTAAATAAGAGAAACGAATAG
- the folB gene encoding dihydroneopterin aldolase yields the protein MGIIKVENIRVTAHHGCLKEETAIGSEYLVNLKVKADLQKSTASDNLEDTVNYVFLNKVVVEEMATPSALLEHVAKRILDRIFKEDKLITVATVAVSKINPPIGGDVQMVTVELTEKRKN from the coding sequence ATGGGAATAATTAAAGTTGAAAATATACGTGTAACTGCTCATCATGGTTGTTTAAAAGAAGAAACTGCTATAGGAAGTGAATACTTAGTAAATTTAAAAGTAAAAGCAGACTTACAAAAAAGTACAGCATCAGATAACTTAGAAGATACAGTAAATTATGTATTTTTAAACAAAGTTGTTGTTGAAGAAATGGCAACACCAAGTGCACTTTTAGAGCACGTTGCTAAGCGTATTTTAGACCGTATTTTTAAAGAAGACAAATTAATTACTGTAGCAACAGTGGCTGTAAGTAAAATAAATCCTCCGATTGGTGGTGACGTACAGATGGTTACCGTAGAATTGACGGAAAAAAGAAAAAACTAA
- a CDS encoding TPM domain-containing protein: MLKQLKVLVFLFFICIQYTSAQEYPVISDMVTDDGDIFSDSEALFLREKLLIYENNTSHEIVVLTIRGLDGDSIENYAYSVFNQDGNNFGKQGVDNGILLLISPNDRKVRIEVGDGLEHIITDALASRIIRELITPMFKQGRFFEGIDSATSELIKLIDDPIYAKEFSISTKKKNKTTASGDQSNYVTKFFFSLFFTFVYVIIGWYCYCKFVLKKSIWKSDVKWYYKKYKPSFWLCYFILVCIIFDFLKFFVLFFTGLFFVGFLSVFVYIGFAIILQMAIERATLIFKALFTGKLGLFNFWFYFPFTLLFLFGGFVFGFVPFFMGIMFIAPLIFKKDINDMMSNIPWEYFLTFMILIFMSFFVIAIVSAIKKINKNYKETFGFVIFKRGVGLSNIHGGSSSSRSSRGYSSSGSSSYSSSSSSYSRSSSSSSSSSYSGGGGRSSGGGASGSW, from the coding sequence ATGTTGAAACAATTAAAAGTACTAGTTTTTCTTTTTTTTATTTGTATTCAATATACAAGTGCTCAAGAATATCCAGTTATATCAGATATGGTAACGGATGATGGAGATATTTTTAGTGATTCAGAAGCATTATTTTTAAGAGAGAAATTATTAATCTATGAGAATAATACATCACATGAAATCGTTGTTTTAACTATACGTGGTTTAGATGGTGATAGTATTGAAAATTATGCCTATTCTGTATTTAACCAGGATGGTAATAACTTTGGTAAACAGGGCGTTGATAATGGTATTTTATTACTAATTTCTCCAAATGATAGAAAGGTTAGGATAGAGGTTGGTGATGGTTTAGAGCATATAATTACAGATGCTTTAGCATCTAGAATTATCAGAGAGCTTATAACACCAATGTTTAAGCAGGGACGCTTTTTTGAAGGAATTGATAGTGCAACCTCAGAGCTTATAAAACTTATAGATGACCCTATTTATGCTAAAGAGTTTTCAATTAGTACAAAAAAGAAGAATAAGACAACAGCATCCGGAGATCAAAGCAATTATGTTACTAAGTTCTTTTTTTCTTTATTTTTTACTTTTGTTTATGTGATAATTGGTTGGTATTGCTATTGCAAATTTGTACTGAAGAAAAGTATCTGGAAGAGTGACGTAAAATGGTATTATAAAAAATATAAGCCATCGTTTTGGCTTTGTTATTTTATTTTGGTCTGCATTATTTTTGACTTTTTAAAGTTCTTTGTATTGTTCTTTACGGGTTTGTTTTTTGTAGGATTTTTATCCGTTTTTGTGTACATTGGTTTTGCTATTATTTTACAAATGGCAATAGAAAGAGCGACACTTATTTTTAAAGCCTTATTTACTGGTAAGTTAGGACTTTTTAATTTTTGGTTTTATTTCCCCTTTACCTTGCTATTTCTTTTTGGTGGATTTGTGTTTGGTTTTGTCCCTTTTTTTATGGGTATAATGTTTATAGCTCCTTTAATATTTAAAAAGGATATTAATGACATGATGTCTAACATACCGTGGGAATATTTTTTGACTTTTATGATACTTATTTTTATGTCATTTTTTGTTATTGCTATAGTTTCGGCGATAAAAAAAATTAATAAGAACTATAAAGAGACTTTTGGCTTTGTAATTTTTAAAAGGGGAGTTGGTTTATCTAATATTCATGGAGGAAGTTCTTCTAGTCGTTCTTCTAGAGGATACTCATCATCTGGATCTTCAAGTTATTCGTCGTCGTCATCGTCATATTCGCGATCGTCGTCTTCGTCTTCAAGTAGTAGTTATTCTGGAGGTGGAGGGCGCTCATCGGGAGGAGGAGCAAGTGGGAGTTGGTAA
- a CDS encoding DUF2339 domain-containing protein, with amino-acid sequence MFEIVIIAVFVFLLIIFNKLKSGFVELQDSNKTLNDNIKVLNSKINGLSKLVSQEEYKTPFYEGETDIVTQSEPKPEPEVPMYTEAIPEVIEEVIIEEEPLEVFETTSVDMVNTYTEENDLASEYVVSEEEVEEEAIVQPPKQPFWERFKEKNPDLEKFIGENLINKLGILILVLGISYFVKFAIDKDWINEPARVGIGVLCGSLVMLIANKLRKNYAAFSSVLVSGAIAIFYFTIAIGFHEYKLFGQEVAFAIMVLITIFSCLVSLSYNRIELAVLSLIGGFAVPFMVSTGSGNYVVLFTYIIILNIGITLLAFYKKWSLVNTLAFIFTVVLFGGWFIKDTQTEAPHYVGALLFAFAFYLIFVVTNIINNLKTKAVFTKAQLVMLFASTVFFFTVGMVVLEDYHPEFRGLFTSGLAVLNLFFAWFLYKKFKLDKVAVYMLIGLTLTFITLAIPIQFQGNYITLFWAAEAVLLMWLAKKSNIGSYRFASVIVHGLSIFSLFIDWSQKYHEDAVLNIVFNPIFGTGVFVVASLVFMYVLLKDETERFTLLQFVFNTVIYRKIILITSIVLLYIVGLFEAFFQAVYHIDNWNSALSIPVVYHLIFTAVIAFVLFRRKKEYNLEIANGIACVNIVLFIFVFLGLPFFEHTNFVSGTSSYQIAFYLHYVMLAITLFFGVLVYQSNKNNVVFGFFKHKAFNWVAAFLLIFMASREVLLHGLKLLLEPIQSQNMSAYSEIALATEKIVKTSFPVLWGVLAFTFLIIGIKKQIKSIRIIALVLLGITIVKLFTYDINNISETGKIIAFILLGVLILIISFVYQKLKILVINDTKDPINEDTN; translated from the coding sequence ATGTTTGAGATTGTTATAATAGCAGTATTTGTTTTTTTGTTAATTATTTTTAATAAATTAAAGTCTGGTTTTGTAGAATTACAAGACAGTAATAAAACCTTAAATGATAATATTAAAGTCTTAAATTCTAAGATTAATGGACTTTCTAAATTGGTTTCGCAAGAAGAGTATAAAACACCATTTTATGAAGGAGAAACTGATATTGTAACACAATCAGAACCAAAACCGGAGCCAGAAGTTCCAATGTATACTGAGGCTATACCAGAGGTTATAGAAGAGGTTATTATTGAAGAGGAGCCATTAGAGGTTTTTGAAACAACTAGTGTTGATATGGTCAATACTTATACTGAAGAAAACGATTTAGCTTCAGAGTATGTTGTTAGTGAAGAAGAAGTAGAAGAAGAAGCGATTGTACAACCTCCAAAACAACCATTTTGGGAACGTTTTAAAGAAAAGAACCCGGATTTAGAAAAGTTTATTGGTGAGAATTTAATTAATAAACTTGGTATCTTAATCCTTGTTTTAGGGATTAGTTACTTTGTAAAATTTGCTATTGATAAAGACTGGATTAACGAGCCCGCTAGAGTTGGTATAGGTGTTTTATGTGGATCTTTAGTGATGTTAATTGCTAACAAATTACGAAAGAATTATGCTGCATTTAGCTCGGTTTTGGTCTCAGGAGCTATTGCTATTTTTTACTTTACCATCGCTATTGGTTTTCATGAATACAAACTTTTTGGTCAAGAAGTAGCGTTTGCTATTATGGTGCTTATTACCATATTTAGTTGCTTGGTTTCCTTATCGTATAACAGAATAGAGCTAGCTGTTTTATCACTAATTGGTGGTTTTGCAGTCCCTTTTATGGTCAGTACAGGATCTGGGAATTACGTGGTTCTTTTTACTTATATCATCATTTTAAATATAGGAATAACGCTATTAGCGTTTTATAAAAAATGGAGCTTAGTCAATACGCTTGCCTTTATTTTTACAGTTGTTTTATTTGGAGGTTGGTTTATAAAAGATACGCAAACTGAAGCGCCTCATTATGTGGGAGCATTACTATTTGCATTTGCATTTTATCTGATATTTGTAGTGACAAATATTATAAATAATTTAAAAACTAAAGCAGTATTTACTAAAGCGCAATTAGTAATGTTGTTTGCTTCAACGGTGTTCTTTTTTACCGTAGGTATGGTTGTTCTAGAGGATTATCATCCAGAATTTAGAGGCTTATTTACTTCAGGTTTAGCAGTACTTAATCTGTTTTTCGCTTGGTTTTTATATAAGAAATTTAAGCTGGATAAAGTGGCTGTCTATATGCTTATAGGTTTAACATTAACGTTTATTACGTTAGCTATTCCTATTCAGTTTCAAGGTAACTATATTACATTATTTTGGGCTGCAGAAGCTGTTTTATTAATGTGGTTAGCTAAAAAATCAAATATTGGTAGTTATCGTTTTGCTTCTGTAATAGTTCATGGATTATCTATTTTTAGTCTGTTTATAGATTGGAGTCAAAAATATCATGAAGACGCTGTTTTAAACATTGTGTTTAACCCCATTTTCGGAACCGGAGTTTTTGTTGTCGCGTCATTAGTGTTTATGTACGTTTTACTTAAAGATGAAACAGAACGTTTTACTCTTTTACAGTTTGTATTTAATACCGTGATTTACCGTAAAATTATTTTAATTACAAGTATAGTGTTATTATATATTGTTGGTCTTTTTGAAGCTTTTTTCCAAGCGGTGTATCATATAGATAATTGGAACTCTGCGTTATCAATACCTGTGGTGTACCATTTAATATTTACAGCTGTAATTGCATTTGTTTTATTCCGAAGAAAAAAAGAATATAACCTTGAGATTGCAAATGGTATTGCGTGTGTTAATATCGTCCTATTCATCTTTGTTTTCTTAGGTTTACCATTCTTTGAACATACAAATTTTGTAAGTGGAACAAGCTCTTATCAAATTGCTTTTTACTTGCATTATGTGATGTTAGCCATAACTTTATTTTTTGGTGTGCTTGTATACCAGTCTAATAAAAACAATGTTGTTTTTGGCTTTTTTAAACACAAAGCTTTTAATTGGGTTGCAGCGTTTTTATTAATTTTTATGGCAAGTAGAGAAGTGTTATTACATGGTTTAAAATTATTACTAGAACCAATACAATCGCAGAACATGTCAGCGTATAGCGAGATAGCTTTAGCAACAGAAAAAATAGTTAAGACCTCATTTCCTGTGTTATGGGGTGTCTTAGCGTTTACCTTCCTTATTATAGGTATTAAGAAACAAATTAAAAGTATTAGAATTATTGCTTTAGTACTTTTAGGAATCACTATTGTTAAGCTATTTACTTATGATATAAACAATATTTCTGAAACAGGTAAAATCATTGCGTTTATACTATTAGGTGTTTTAATCTTGATTATTTCATTTGTATATCAAAAATTGAAAATACTAGTTATAAACGATACTAAAGACCCTATAAATGAAGATACAAATTAA
- a CDS encoding glutamine--tRNA ligase/YqeY domain fusion protein encodes MSEDKKSLNFLEQIIEEDLNNGLDQSNLRFRFPPEPNGYLHIGHTKAIGISFGLGEKYNAPVNLRFDDTNPAKEEQEYVDAIKEDISWLGYQWAEERYSSDYFQILFDWAVQLIKDGKAYVDSQSSEAMAEQKGTPTQLGIDGPNRDRSVEDNLELFMKMKAGDFEEGSHILRAKIDMQHPNMLMRDPLMYRILKKAHHRTGSDWCIYPMYDWTHGESDYIEQISHSLCSLEFNPHRELYDWFKEQVYDYSKATYPMQPKQREFARLNLSYTIMSKRKLLKLVEEGVVNGWDDPRMPTISGLRRRGFTPTSIRKFVETVGVAKRDNIIDVALLEFCIREDLNKKALRVMAVLDPLKVVITNYPEDKEEWFEAENNQEDESAGFRKVPFSRDIYIEKEDFKEEASSKFFRLKLGGEVRLKNAYIIKADSVVKDADGNVTEVHCTYSEDTERRIKGTLHWVSIKHAVKAEVREYDRLFLDEAPDSHEDKDFMAFINPKSLKIIEAFVEPSLSESKVGEQFQFQRLGYFNVDKDSKPEALVFNKTVGLRDSWAKQKPKTITENTQQKQPQQNNRPAIEQIKSYGKKYDRMKPEQQDKAKAEIQALAKEVAYQDLEPLFGTSVKKTGTRVITMITLGVLLANGLDKNDAIEDFINKALEDKSELLVNEAKAIM; translated from the coding sequence ATGTCTGAAGATAAAAAATCACTTAATTTTTTAGAGCAAATAATTGAAGAAGATTTAAACAATGGTTTAGATCAAAGTAATCTCCGTTTTAGATTTCCACCAGAACCTAATGGCTATTTACATATTGGTCATACTAAAGCGATAGGTATTAGTTTTGGTTTAGGTGAAAAATATAATGCTCCGGTTAACTTACGTTTTGATGATACTAATCCAGCTAAAGAAGAGCAGGAGTATGTAGACGCGATTAAGGAAGATATTTCTTGGCTGGGCTATCAATGGGCAGAAGAGCGTTATTCTTCAGATTATTTTCAAATTTTATTTGATTGGGCAGTGCAATTAATAAAGGATGGTAAAGCGTATGTAGATTCTCAATCTTCAGAAGCTATGGCAGAACAAAAAGGAACGCCAACACAACTAGGTATTGATGGTCCAAATAGAGATAGGTCTGTGGAAGACAATTTAGAGTTATTCATGAAAATGAAAGCTGGAGATTTTGAAGAAGGCTCACATATTTTACGTGCTAAAATAGACATGCAACATCCAAATATGTTAATGCGTGATCCATTAATGTATCGTATTTTAAAGAAAGCACATCACAGAACAGGTAGTGATTGGTGTATTTATCCAATGTACGATTGGACACATGGTGAGAGTGATTATATCGAACAAATTTCGCACAGTTTATGTTCATTGGAGTTTAATCCACACAGAGAGCTTTATGATTGGTTTAAAGAACAAGTTTATGATTATAGTAAAGCAACTTATCCAATGCAACCTAAACAACGTGAGTTTGCACGTTTAAATCTTAGTTATACAATCATGAGTAAGCGTAAGCTACTTAAATTGGTAGAAGAGGGCGTTGTTAACGGATGGGACGATCCACGTATGCCTACAATTTCGGGTCTGCGTCGTCGTGGTTTTACACCAACATCAATCAGAAAATTTGTTGAAACCGTAGGTGTAGCCAAACGTGATAATATTATTGATGTGGCACTTTTAGAGTTTTGTATTCGTGAAGATTTAAACAAAAAAGCACTGCGTGTTATGGCTGTTTTAGACCCTTTAAAAGTTGTTATTACTAATTATCCAGAAGATAAAGAAGAATGGTTTGAAGCAGAAAATAATCAAGAAGATGAGTCTGCAGGGTTTAGAAAAGTACCATTTTCTAGAGACATTTATATTGAAAAAGAAGATTTTAAAGAAGAGGCGAGTAGCAAGTTTTTTAGATTAAAATTAGGAGGAGAAGTACGTCTTAAAAATGCCTACATCATTAAAGCCGATAGTGTTGTTAAAGATGCCGATGGAAACGTTACCGAAGTACATTGTACCTATTCTGAAGATACAGAACGCCGTATTAAAGGAACCTTACATTGGGTAAGTATTAAACATGCGGTTAAAGCTGAGGTTAGAGAATATGATAGATTATTTTTAGACGAAGCACCAGATAGTCATGAGGATAAAGATTTTATGGCGTTTATTAATCCTAAATCTTTAAAAATTATTGAAGCATTTGTGGAGCCTAGTTTATCGGAATCTAAAGTAGGAGAGCAGTTTCAGTTTCAACGTTTAGGATATTTTAATGTGGATAAAGATTCCAAACCGGAAGCTTTAGTCTTTAATAAAACGGTTGGTTTACGTGATAGTTGGGCAAAACAAAAGCCAAAAACAATTACTGAGAATACCCAACAAAAACAACCACAACAAAATAATAGACCGGCAATTGAACAAATCAAATCATATGGTAAAAAGTATGATAGAATGAAGCCAGAACAACAAGATAAGGCTAAAGCCGAAATACAAGCATTAGCAAAAGAAGTAGCTTATCAAGATTTAGAACCATTATTTGGTACGTCTGTTAAAAAGACAGGAACACGTGTTATTACAATGATAACTTTAGGGGTTTTATTGGCGAATGGTTTAGATAAAAATGACGCTATCGAGGACTTTATTAACAAAGCATTGGAAGATAAAAGTGAGTTGTTAGTTAATGAAGCTAAAGCAATTATGTAG
- a CDS encoding GNAT family N-acetyltransferase, with amino-acid sequence MKTPFLKALELSSPKNIDTNYIAVFKDDIIAGIAIIQRVELYLDDVFRNTSDNALKRVTKHIMAKVVRGNTLIVGNLMHTGQHGLYFNPEIIGQSSYLETIFKAIDQLSIQIKKAYNKTVRLVCFKDYFETDRINLESALFTKNHLYKVQVQPNMLLDIPKEWDTITDYTSALTKKYRNRYKTAVKKAMSITKQELNLEEIEAASDAIYKLYKNVSDNAKVNSFVLDDRHFFNLKKELGSEFKLFGYYLNEELVGFYTLILNHNQLETYFLGYNPKFQYKHQLYLNMLYDMLEFGIRNKFRMVVYARTAMEIKSSVGAVPKTMHIYMKHTNQWLLNPALKFIVKTLTPIKKWEERHPFK; translated from the coding sequence TTGAAAACACCATTTTTAAAAGCATTGGAGTTATCCAGTCCAAAGAATATTGATACTAATTATATTGCTGTTTTTAAAGATGATATTATAGCCGGAATTGCTATTATCCAACGTGTAGAGTTATATCTTGACGATGTATTCAGAAACACTTCAGATAACGCCTTAAAACGCGTTACAAAGCATATAATGGCCAAGGTAGTTAGAGGGAATACTTTAATTGTGGGTAATTTAATGCATACGGGACAACATGGATTATATTTTAATCCAGAAATAATCGGACAATCCTCTTATTTAGAAACTATTTTTAAAGCGATTGATCAGCTATCAATACAGATTAAAAAGGCTTATAATAAGACTGTCCGATTGGTGTGTTTTAAAGATTATTTTGAAACAGATAGGATCAATTTAGAGTCTGCCTTATTTACTAAAAACCATTTATATAAGGTACAAGTACAACCCAATATGCTGCTTGATATTCCTAAGGAATGGGATACTATTACCGATTATACTTCGGCTTTAACTAAAAAATATAGAAATCGTTATAAAACAGCTGTAAAAAAAGCAATGTCTATTACTAAACAGGAATTGAATTTAGAGGAGATTGAAGCAGCTTCAGACGCTATTTATAAGCTATATAAAAATGTATCTGATAATGCTAAAGTAAACTCGTTTGTATTAGACGACAGGCATTTCTTCAACTTAAAAAAAGAACTTGGCTCTGAGTTTAAATTGTTTGGATATTATCTAAATGAAGAATTAGTCGGCTTTTACACACTAATTTTAAACCATAACCAATTAGAAACTTATTTTTTAGGATACAATCCAAAGTTTCAGTACAAGCATCAACTGTACTTAAATATGTTGTACGATATGTTGGAATTTGGAATTAGAAATAAGTTTAGAATGGTGGTTTACGCCCGTACTGCTATGGAAATTAAAAGTTCTGTTGGTGCTGTGCCAAAGACCATGCATATTTACATGAAACATACTAATCAATGGTTATTAAATCCAGCGTTAAAATTTATTGTAAAAACGTTGACACCTATAAAAAAATGGGAGGAAAGACATCCTTTTAAATAA
- a CDS encoding TPM domain-containing protein, translating into MFKKLKILLVLLFCVCFQYSNAQVDFPILTEIVTDNAALFSESETLELREKLRAYEIETTHQIVVLTVNSLENNTVENFALQVFENNKLGQKEADNGLLILIAKNDRKFRIEVGYGLEPIITDAFSSRIIRETMTPEFKKGDFYKGVDLATSEIIKLIDDPKYREEFANLKEEGSEMPIWGKVIIAFIYFLFLLLCIVAGGVFLYKSFKQLISVFRGLITGKISIVLFPFLFISSLIKVTFSLIFIFLPFPVGGLLVFIEEGGNVNVYYFEVLQSWSLIVTPITIILLVVLFTVLPLIIAIFTRSNQNFISVMFSFLKIDKSFMSKNFSSSGSSSSYRRSGSSYSRSGSSYRSSSSSSSFFGGGGRSGGGGASGSW; encoded by the coding sequence ATGTTTAAAAAATTAAAAATACTTTTAGTCCTCTTGTTTTGTGTTTGTTTTCAATATTCAAACGCACAAGTGGATTTTCCTATTCTAACTGAAATAGTAACCGATAATGCGGCTCTTTTCAGCGAAAGCGAAACCCTAGAACTTAGAGAAAAACTAAGGGCATATGAAATTGAAACGACACACCAAATAGTAGTTTTAACTGTTAATTCCTTAGAAAATAATACAGTTGAAAATTTTGCGTTACAGGTTTTTGAAAACAATAAACTCGGACAAAAAGAAGCCGATAACGGGCTGTTAATTCTGATAGCTAAAAACGATAGAAAATTTAGAATTGAAGTGGGTTATGGTCTTGAACCCATAATTACCGATGCTTTTTCTTCGCGAATTATTAGAGAAACCATGACGCCCGAGTTTAAAAAAGGCGATTTTTATAAGGGTGTAGATTTAGCAACTTCAGAAATTATTAAACTTATTGACGACCCTAAATACCGTGAAGAATTTGCTAATTTAAAAGAAGAAGGAAGTGAAATGCCAATATGGGGGAAAGTAATAATAGCGTTTATTTATTTCTTATTTTTGCTTCTATGTATTGTTGCTGGTGGCGTATTTCTATATAAGAGTTTTAAGCAATTAATAAGTGTATTCCGTGGTTTAATTACTGGTAAAATAAGTATTGTTTTATTTCCATTTTTATTTATATCTTCTTTAATTAAAGTTACTTTTAGTTTAATATTCATTTTTCTACCATTCCCTGTTGGAGGACTTCTTGTTTTTATCGAAGAAGGTGGTAATGTAAATGTTTATTATTTTGAGGTTTTACAAAGTTGGTCATTAATAGTGACTCCTATTACTATTATTTTGTTGGTTGTTTTATTTACTGTTTTACCGTTAATTATTGCCATTTTTACACGATCTAATCAGAATTTTATTTCTGTTATGTTTTCATTTTTAAAAATCGATAAAAGTTTTATGAGCAAGAATTTTTCTTCTAGTGGTTCTAGCTCAAGCTATAGGCGATCAGGTTCAAGTTATAGTCGATCAGGTTCAAGTTATAGAAGCTCGTCGTCTAGTAGTAGTTTTTTTGGTGGTGGCGGACGTTCTGGTGGCGGTGGTGCTAGCGGAAGTTGGTAA